In a genomic window of Methanorbis furvi:
- a CDS encoding HD domain-containing protein, whose product MTARKYENIHHRVTPSCRIMNHADVLRTVSDHVRSCSLGEATGHDWWHVVRVAKLAKRINDSAGGDGIRVELTALLHDVFDEKFYDGDASAALFDLIDQLGVRAALSNEEWDGIIFDILHLGFKGGFDQTPLSLEGQIVQDADRLDAVGAIGIARAFAYGGAKGRELYNPDEGVVAVGTAAEYRNGSRHTINHFYEKLLLLRDRMNTSEGRAIAERRHKFMEEFLAEFYLEWDGE is encoded by the coding sequence GTGACTGCCCGCAAGTATGAAAACATTCACCACCGCGTAACTCCCAGTTGTAGAATAATGAATCATGCCGACGTTCTCCGGACCGTATCAGATCATGTCCGCTCATGCTCACTTGGCGAAGCAACCGGCCATGACTGGTGGCATGTCGTCCGCGTCGCGAAACTTGCGAAAAGGATCAACGACTCTGCCGGTGGAGATGGGATCAGAGTGGAGCTGACTGCTCTTCTGCATGATGTTTTTGATGAAAAGTTCTATGATGGTGATGCCTCAGCCGCTCTTTTTGATCTCATCGATCAGCTCGGAGTTCGTGCGGCGCTTTCAAATGAAGAGTGGGACGGTATCATCTTTGACATTCTGCATCTTGGTTTCAAAGGAGGTTTTGATCAAACACCTCTGTCCTTGGAAGGACAGATTGTGCAGGATGCCGACCGGCTGGATGCTGTCGGGGCAATTGGTATTGCGCGGGCATTTGCGTACGGCGGGGCAAAAGGCCGCGAACTCTACAACCCTGACGAAGGAGTAGTAGCAGTTGGAACTGCTGCTGAGTATCGAAACGGCAGCCGTCACACCATCAATCATTTTTACGAAAAACTTCTGCTTCTGCGTGACCGGATGAACACATCCGAGGGACGTGCAATTGCCGAGCGACGACATAAGTTCATGGAGGAGTTTCTCGCTGAGTTTTATCTGGAGTGGGACGGGGAGTAG
- a CDS encoding DUF86 domain-containing protein: protein MYIRHIHDEIEFLEENFQNLTYAELTSDKRAQHMITKALEIIGEASKNLSDVIKNEYTTIEWRLIAGMRDRLTHSYDDVSWKTVWDVLQNDIPALRSGIDQILAEKGW, encoded by the coding sequence GTGTACATTCGCCATATTCATGATGAGATAGAATTTCTTGAAGAAAATTTTCAAAATCTTACCTATGCGGAACTGACAAGCGACAAACGCGCTCAGCATATGATAACAAAAGCTCTGGAGATCATCGGCGAAGCATCCAAGAATCTCTCGGATGTAATAAAAAACGAGTACACCACAATCGAGTGGCGACTGATTGCAGGAATGCGGGACCGGCTTACCCACAGTTACGATGACGTGAGCTGGAAGACGGTATGGGATGTTCTGCAAAATGATATTCCTGCTCTTCGGTCAGGTATTGATCAGATTCTCGCAGAGAAAGGCTGGTAA
- a CDS encoding phosphoesterase: protein MPFSFRKKSTKVKPTLQEKIVARTTQIVHLTHNDLDAAGSDAVCRMVYGNDILTLFSSVNRFGWFVSQVGGCNGKEDTLIISDLGYQNGIEDTIKKAHAAGWKIQWYDHHKWTEEEMNRVRPFVVSLEIDTTRCATGVVAEALAKDNSTAKEIARVVCDYDLWKHKDPRSAVLGMVTSKRENLELIRNKFVEGVIIDSDVEKIFEGIERDKNACIKKSIKHAKIFRGKHTIAVMPSYGYPSETAAAARKELGCTMELLVFDNGKFSLRSVEPISHLIAKKFNGGGHPNASGGSFTYGWKEKWMLKLFGRVSCAKEFVQTAENI, encoded by the coding sequence ATGCCCTTCTCCTTCCGAAAAAAATCCACCAAAGTAAAACCGACCCTTCAGGAAAAAATCGTCGCGCGAACCACGCAAATCGTCCACCTCACCCATAACGATCTCGACGCAGCAGGATCGGACGCAGTCTGCCGGATGGTTTACGGAAACGACATTCTCACCCTCTTCTCCTCGGTCAACCGGTTCGGCTGGTTCGTCTCACAAGTTGGAGGATGCAACGGAAAAGAAGACACCTTAATCATCTCAGACCTCGGCTACCAGAACGGCATCGAAGATACTATCAAAAAAGCCCATGCTGCAGGCTGGAAAATTCAGTGGTACGACCACCACAAGTGGACCGAAGAGGAAATGAACCGTGTCCGGCCTTTCGTCGTATCCCTCGAAATCGACACAACCCGCTGTGCAACAGGAGTCGTAGCAGAAGCGCTCGCAAAAGATAACTCCACCGCCAAAGAAATCGCCAGAGTTGTCTGCGACTACGACCTCTGGAAACACAAAGACCCCCGCTCGGCAGTTCTTGGCATGGTGACATCCAAACGCGAAAACCTCGAACTCATCCGCAACAAATTCGTCGAAGGAGTGATCATCGACAGCGACGTTGAAAAGATCTTTGAAGGAATCGAACGCGACAAGAATGCCTGCATCAAAAAAAGCATCAAACATGCAAAAATATTCCGCGGAAAACATACAATTGCCGTAATGCCATCCTACGGCTACCCCAGTGAAACTGCCGCTGCCGCACGAAAAGAGCTCGGCTGCACCATGGAACTTTTAGTCTTTGACAATGGAAAGTTTTCTCTCAGAAGTGTTGAACCGATAAGCCACCTCATCGCAAAAAAATTCAACGGCGGCGGTCACCCGAATGCGTCCGGTGGGAGCTTCACCTACGGATGGAAAGAGAAGTGGATGCTCAAACTTTTCGGACGGGTTTCCTGTGCGAAGGAGTTTGTGCAAACTGCTGAAAACATTTGA